TAACGCTTCTGCGAATCGTTCCCTATATTCAACACAAGAAGGGGCTTCGAAAAGTTTCTTTGTTGTTTCGAGTTTTCTCCAACCTTCCAGTGCCCAGTTAAATATACCGGGTAATTCTTGGGTCAATTCCTGTGTGAGATTTTTATTACACTTATCTCCCAGAAAAGTTTGTTCAAATGTCAAAAAAACTGCTCGTCTTCTAAGTGCCTGCGTTTTGTCATTGAATTTCGGCAATTCATTTACTGAAAAAATATGTTTTGCAATTGGTTTAAATGTAACTGGTGTCTTATATTTGACATCTACGGTAATAGAATCATCACCAGTTAACAACTTCAGTATATTTGAATCGAGAAGTTTGCTCGTATTAATTTCACCGCACACATTGACTAACTTATCTTTTAATGTTACCAGAACAAAATCTTTTCCCATTTGTGTCAAAGATATTGCACATATATTTTCTTTGCCAACAAGCTCACTCAGTATTGAAAGGGTTACGCTTTTGCCGTTAGCACCACACCCCTTGAAAATCATGAATTGCTGGAGAAAGGTTTCGGTGGTAAGACAATATCCAAACCACTGTTGAAGGGTGATAATCTTGTCTTTGTCATCAGCAAAAATATCTTTTAAAAACCTATGCCATTTTAGACATTTTGCTTCTGGGGCAAATGAATATGGCAATTGATTTTTACTATAAAATTCAGGGGCATGTTTTTTTAATTCCCCTGTATCAATTTCCAACATACCGTTAAGTAGATTGATGTATCCGGGTGTTTGTTTGAAATCTTCATGGTTGACTGAAATAGAGTACATTAGAAGTTTTAATGTCTCGTCAACATATTTGGCCTTCGCTTTAACACCTAATTCACCCGCTGCAAATTTGCCGATTTCAAAGCTATCAAGTTCTTTCCAAAAACCCTGTGTTATAAAATGGTAAAAAACGCCTTTGACAAAAACAATTGGACTAAATCTTTGCTTAATCGTTTCCACAAGTTTATGTGGATGAAAAGACCTATCTTCAGGAAAATATTCATAACAAGAAGAGCCATCAGTATTTGATTCAGTTGCTTCTTCTGTTAATGATGATTTGTCTACAAAACTTTCATGTAATGATTTCCAAAGTTTCTCATGAGGATTTGCATTTTTTCTAAATTTCAGTTTTGTTTTGGCCATTATAAAAGTCCTTCAATAATTAAATCTCTGATATCTTTTCCCTGCTCTTCGTCTTTGTCCCATTTAAAAAATTTAAGTTCTTTGGCAATGCCAATAAGCTTATTTGCGATTCGGTTTTCGCCATTCGTTCCCGCTTGGTCATTGTCTTGAGCTATAAATATTATGCAGTCTTGGAAAAATTTGAGGAATTCATTGGGTAAATTACCAGCACCCATAACTGCTGTGATAATGCCTTGTTGCTTAGCTTTGCAACGTAACCATTCAAAAGCGATAGCGTCCCAAGGCCCTTCAAATATATATACTGGTTCCGCTTTTCTATGAGTGTTTGATAATTGCTGTGCACCGAAGAGACCCATTTTGCATCCCGGAGCGGAAAGCAATTTGCCACCAATTTTATATCTCAGGATGTTGTTGATTTTCCTCTTTGCATCCCGAACAGGTAAAGTATAAAAATTACCTGTCCAGCCAAAGTCATAGTCAGCGAAAGCCTCAGTCGGCAATTTTCTGTCTCTGGCTAATCGAGCGAGCGATTTGTCGTCAAAGTCCTTTGCCAAAATTGAAGCAAACTTGCTCATAAGTGTTAGATAGTTACCCTTTGCACTGCACTTTTTGCAGTCGTAAAGAATGTCGTTACTGTTTAAGTAAAAGTGTTTGTGCGCGTCTTCGCAAAATGGGCAGACACACGTCCACTCAGTACTCGAATTATCCAACACCTCAAGCCCCATCTCTTGCAGCCACCAAAGTTTTTTTTGAGTTTCTGTTTCCATTTTTTTCCTTTATAATTTGGATATTAAATTTTCAACTACTGTATCCACATTGATAGTTTGGACTTTGTGGGATGAAATCCAAGCCTGTATTTCTGGCCAATAAAATAAAAGTTTGCCGCGCACCTTGTAGGCAGGCAGGGGATTGTCTATGTCAGAAATATAATCTCGCACCGTTCTTGGTGAACAACTCAGGCGTCGAGTTAGTTCACGGAGGTCGATATAAAAATCAAAATTTTTATCTTCTAACTTTTTGTTCATGTTTGTTAATAACCAATTTGTTTATAACTTTTGAAGTTAATAGCATTATAGGTTATAATGTTTTTGTGAACATGGTAACGATATCAGGTGGCGTTACCTTAAAATTAGGAGTATCTATGAATATCAATTATAAAAAAATTGATGAACGACTGATTAGATTTGAGTTTCAGGCAATATCAGAGATATATAAATCATGGGCAGAAGCTGATAAGGATAAATTGGCCAAAACGTATAAAAAGTTGTTGAGCTATAGAAGATATATCTTAGGGATAGAAAATCCGATCTATAAAAAAGGTAAAGATAAAGCACTTTCGCGAGAAACAATCCCACACGAGATTACACAGGATGAATATGATCTTTGTTATGAAGCAGTTAAACAAGCCCGAAAAGATTTGAGAAATAATAGTTTAGAAGATTTAACCATTGAGCATGAAATTGTGGATTCCAAAGGTTCTTCACTAAAGATTCTTGTTCCTTTTCCATTGCCAGTGTATGATAAAGATTGTTTAGTATCTCTTGGAAGAAGCATACCCAAAAATTCATCAAGTAGCACACCTCCATCTACTCTGGCTTATGAAATTGTTGGAAAGCGATTAAATATCAACGCAGAAACTGTTATCAAGCACAGAAAACTCAAGAGTAGGTGTGAGAAAACAAAAAGAAGTTGGCAGTTGCTGGCAACTTCTTTTCTCGAACTCAATTTTTATAAAGACACCAAGACTCAAGCAAGAATTTTAGATTGTCTTCTGTTGTCTGGTTATTCAAGATTTAAACTATATTATCTTATTCAAATTTCTCATTCGATAGACTGGCAAATGAGTTTACGCAGATGGGATGTAGCAACTATTGATAGTCTCTGTAACGCAGTTTGCCCAGATATTAAGGATGGGCCGTTTGCAAAATTGATGCAAGCATAGCGATATAACGCCAAGCATTTTCTTGGTTTATATGTTTCAAATTTTCCATCCAAACCGCAAGCGTGGTACCTGCCCATTTGTTCTTTAACCGGACGGCAGGGCGGCGGTATTTTTTCATGTGGAAGTTTACTACAAAGGCGTTGAATTGTGGTACCGGTAAAAAGTGAGTTTTTGGTGAAGCACCTCTCATAGCAGCGTTCAAAATGGGATGGTTCCATATCTGAAAAGGTATAAGAACGATTTTGGGTTGAAGTAAAACCAATTCTGCAATAACAAACGGCAGGCTGACCGTAAGCCTTTTGATATTGTTGATGTAGTCGCGATTGTTTCGGTTTTTTATACTGAACTTGCACCAGTTTGAAACGGCCAGTGTTTCCAAAAAAGTACGCGGTGTTTTATATATTGGCAAGCCATTTCGTTCTGCCAAGAACAATGATGCTGCAAACAAGCCACCATCGGTCATAGGCTGAATTCCAACATTTGGAAAGGGAGTGGTTGAGTTCTGGCCTTGCTCTTCATAACAAATTCGATAGCGGTTCCATGCTGTTTCTTTTTCAGAAAAACGAGAAGGGGTTTTCGAGTTGTGCAGCCACGATAAGTTTTCGGCACTGGCATAAATGAGTATGCTTTTTCCGGGTTTATATTTTTCACCGATAAGCGGTATTGGTGGATTGAACTGCCAAGCCCATGAGGGGATTTTCTCAAACATTGATATGTCTTTGAATCTTTGTACCAATTGAGTGGATAATTTTTTCATGCCATGTTCCTAAAAAAAGAGAGCGTCAAACCAAGACCGCTCGTCGAACCCCACCACAGGGTATCACAGAACAGCACAAGGCCGACGCTCCCGTTTT
The window above is part of the Planctomycetaceae bacterium genome. Proteins encoded here:
- a CDS encoding phage/plasmid primase, P4 family, which translates into the protein MAKTKLKFRKNANPHEKLWKSLHESFVDKSSLTEEATESNTDGSSCYEYFPEDRSFHPHKLVETIKQRFSPIVFVKGVFYHFITQGFWKELDSFEIGKFAAGELGVKAKAKYVDETLKLLMYSISVNHEDFKQTPGYINLLNGMLEIDTGELKKHAPEFYSKNQLPYSFAPEAKCLKWHRFLKDIFADDKDKIITLQQWFGYCLTTETFLQQFMIFKGCGANGKSVTLSILSELVGKENICAISLTQMGKDFVLVTLKDKLVNVCGEINTSKLLDSNILKLLTGDDSITVDVKYKTPVTFKPIAKHIFSVNELPKFNDKTQALRRRAVFLTFEQTFLGDKCNKNLTQELTQELPGIFNWALEGWRKLETTKKLFEAPSCVEYRERFAEALNPVLAFVNRACRLDDKSKIKRSEIFAEYEYWHSKNIGEHPLSRPNFYERLRDDFPEIEEIRINGVDYFKGITVLEKLKKINLFKNRGN
- a CDS encoding toprim domain-containing protein, which gives rise to METETQKKLWWLQEMGLEVLDNSSTEWTCVCPFCEDAHKHFYLNSNDILYDCKKCSAKGNYLTLMSKFASILAKDFDDKSLARLARDRKLPTEAFADYDFGWTGNFYTLPVRDAKRKINNILRYKIGGKLLSAPGCKMGLFGAQQLSNTHRKAEPVYIFEGPWDAIAFEWLRCKAKQQGIITAVMGAGNLPNEFLKFFQDCIIFIAQDNDQAGTNGENRIANKLIGIAKELKFFKWDKDEEQGKDIRDLIIEGLL